The genomic window TACTATTTTTATAAGGTAAGTTATCAATACAAAGCCATGTCGTTATATGTATTTATGATTGTTTATGCTTACATCGGCGGAAACATTGTTTTGTTTAGAGTTTTTGAAAACGTTGACTTCTCAGATATTTGGGAATTATTAATCTTCCTATTGCCTGCATATTTTGTCGGCTCGATTATAATGTTCATTAAACTGATTAAAAACTTCCACAAAGAAATAGCAGAATGATAGTATACAACAAACAATTATTAGATAACGAAGTTTTAGTTGATGAAGCTGATGCTTTGTATAAAGGAGGTTTCATTAGTAAAGAGCAGAAGAAATTTATAGAAAAAGAACTGCCAGTTTTAAAAAGTCAGAATAATATTCTCGTTAGATTAGGTTTCTTTTTGCTAGGCTGTTTATTGTACGGCTCAATTTGCGGAGCAATTTCTTTGTTTGGACTAAGTGCTGAGAATACATTTTTTAAAATCTGCTGTTATATTTTTGCTGCAGTTGGATTTGCGGGAGTAGAATTGCTTGCGAATCAGGAGTATCATAATCACGGTTTAGACGATGCTTTTATATTGAATGCGCTTTTATGCTTAGGAGTGGCAGTAGGAATAACAACAGAAGGTTATGAAATGGTAATTGCTTTTTTTGTAGCAGTTGGAGCGCTTTTTATGTTTTTAAGATATTTGCATGTACTATCAATGCTCGTGTTCTGTCTTTCTGCAACTGCGTTTTTGTTTTACGGAATGTTTGAATTTGGAGATATCGGAAAAGCTATTTTGCCATTTTTGGCAATGATTTTCGCAGCTGGATTTTATTTTTTGACTAAAAAAATGATGAATCGTTTAAACGAAAGCTATTATTACAATGGACTTTTGCTGGCGAATAGTTTTTGTCTTGTTTTATTTTATCTTTCTTGTAATTATTTGGTTGTAAGAGAGCTTTCTGCAGAACTATTAGGAACAGAAGTAAAACCTGGAACAGATATTCCGTTTGCGTACTTCTTTTATGTATTTACTTTTATAGTTCCAGTGCTTTATTTGGTTCAGGCTTTAAAAGCAAAAGATAGAATAATGCTTTGGTTGAGCTTTTTGGCGATTGCATTTTCAATTTATACGGTTCGATTTTATCATTCTGTTTTGCCAATCGAAGTTGCATTAACACTTGGAGGTGTAGTTTTATTTGTAATTGCTTATTTCTCAATTAAAAAATTAAAAGAAAAAGAAAGCGGTCTGACCTTTAAACCAGATAGAATTAACCATTCAGATAACTTATTAAATGCAGAAGCTTTAGTTGTGGCTTCAACTTTCGGAATGAAACCAGAAGTTAAGACAGGCTCTCCAATGGAATTTGGAGGAGGAGGCTTCAGCGGTGGAGGCTCTGAGGGAAGTTTTTAAGTTTAATTATGAATTATGAGTTGAGCGCTAATTTGAATTAAAATTAGACTTGACGTAGAAATATAAAAGCCTGGAATTATACAAATAATTTCAGGCTTTTAATTTTTAAAATTTGTAGTATTCTAAGTTAAGTAATTAACTCATAACTCATAATTTATAACTTAGATCTTGCTTTTCAATGCTTCAGCATCAATGTCACTGTGTGAAACATCGTAAACTGCTTTTCCGTTTTTGATTAAAATCAATTGAGGTGATTCGTGATATACTCCAAATTTGCTTGCAATTTCGTTTGAAATATCTCTATTTGCGATTAAATCTAAAAAGTACGGATCAACTGCTTCTTCGAGATCAAATTCTCTTTCAAATTGTTTTAAAGCCATTCGGCTGATACTGCATCTTGTGCTGTGTTTAAAAATGACAACTGGTTTTTCATTAGAAATGGCTTCGATTTCCATTAATTGAAGCATATCTGTTAATTCTGTCCAGTTTACTTTGCTTTTTGCTGCTTCTGAGTTCTCTGAACTTCCGAAGATTGAATTGAAAAAACTCATATTTGACTTGATTTATGACTTTTTGACGTGTTAAAATAAAGAAATTTTAATTTTTAACGACATTTTGTCTGTTTTTTTACTGTGGAATATAATTTGAATATTTGAATGCAAAGTTAAATTATTTGAGTTAAAAAAGTACCTCAATAAATCGTAACTTTAATCTTATAAATTGTCAAACAAATAAAATCAATCAAAATCGTAAAAATATGAATATAAATAAGTTTACTATTAAATCACAAGAAGCCATTCAGTTGTCGCAACAATTAGCGCAGCGAAATGGCCAACAGCAAATTGAAAATGAACACATTTTCAAAGCAATTTTTGAAGTTGATGAAAACGTAGCGCCGTTTATTTTGAAAAAATTGAATGTAAACGTGCCTTTGTTTCTTCAAATTTTGGACAGTACAATTCAGAGTTTTCCAAAAGTTTCAGGTGGAGATTTAATGCTTTCTAGAGACGCGAATAAAGCTTTGAATGAAGCTGAAATCATTGCGCAAAAAATGAACGACGAATACGTTTCGATCGAGCATTTAATTTTAGCCATTTTTGACTCAAAAAGTAAAGTTTCTCAGATTTTAAAAGATCAGGGCGTTACAGGAAAAGGTTTGAAAGCGGCTATTGAAGAATTAAGAAAAGGTGAAAGAGTAACTTCGGCTTCAGCAGAAGAAACGTATAATTCACTAAATAAATTCGCTAAAAACTTAAATGAATTAGCACGTACAGGAAAACTAGATCCAGTTATCGGACGTGATGAAGAAATTCGTCGTGTATTGCAGATTCTGACTCGTAGAACAAAAAATAACCCAATGCTTATTGGTGAACCAGGAGTTGGTAAAACTGCAATTGCAGAAGGTTTAGCGCACAGAATTGTTGATGGAGACGTTCCGGAAAACTTAAAGGAAAAAATCGTTTTCTCATTAGATATGGGAGCTTTGATTGCCGGAGCGAAATACAAAGGAGAATTTGAAGAGCGTTTAAAATCGGTTGTAAAAGAAGTTACAGCTGCAGAAGGTGATATTGTTCTTTTTATTGATGAGATTCATACGCTTGTTGGTGCAGGTGGAGGAGAAGGCGCAATGGACGCGGCTAATATCTTGAAACCAGCTTTGGCTCGTGGAGAATTGAGAGCAATTGGTGCAACGACTTTAGATGAATATCAAAAATATTTCGAAAAAGATAAAGCGCTAGAAAGACGTTTCCAAAAAGTATTAATCGACGAACCAGATACAGAAAGCGCGATTTCGATTCTTCGTGGAATTAAAGAGAAATACGAAACGCACCATAAAGTTCAGATTAAAGACGAAGCGATTATTGCGGCTGTTGAGCTTTCGCAACGTTATATTACAAATCGTTTCTTACCAGATAAAGCGATCGACTTAATGGACGAAGCAGCTTCTAAACTGCGTATGGAAATCAATTCAAAACCTGAAGAATTAGATGTTTTGGATCGTAAAATCATGCAGTTGGAAATCGAGATCGAAGCTATCAAACGTGAAAAAGAAGAAAGCAAGC from Flavobacterium sp. KACC 22763 includes these protein-coding regions:
- the ytxJ gene encoding bacillithiol system redox-active protein YtxJ, which encodes MSFFNSIFGSSENSEAAKSKVNWTELTDMLQLMEIEAISNEKPVVIFKHSTRCSISRMALKQFEREFDLEEAVDPYFLDLIANRDISNEIASKFGVYHESPQLILIKNGKAVYDVSHSDIDAEALKSKI
- the clpB gene encoding ATP-dependent chaperone ClpB, translated to MNINKFTIKSQEAIQLSQQLAQRNGQQQIENEHIFKAIFEVDENVAPFILKKLNVNVPLFLQILDSTIQSFPKVSGGDLMLSRDANKALNEAEIIAQKMNDEYVSIEHLILAIFDSKSKVSQILKDQGVTGKGLKAAIEELRKGERVTSASAEETYNSLNKFAKNLNELARTGKLDPVIGRDEEIRRVLQILTRRTKNNPMLIGEPGVGKTAIAEGLAHRIVDGDVPENLKEKIVFSLDMGALIAGAKYKGEFEERLKSVVKEVTAAEGDIVLFIDEIHTLVGAGGGEGAMDAANILKPALARGELRAIGATTLDEYQKYFEKDKALERRFQKVLIDEPDTESAISILRGIKEKYETHHKVQIKDEAIIAAVELSQRYITNRFLPDKAIDLMDEAASKLRMEINSKPEELDVLDRKIMQLEIEIEAIKREKEESKLKILGMELANLKEERNEIYAKWKQEKDIVDGIQAVKHEIEDFKYEAERAERDGDYGKVAEIRYGKIKEAQERQETLQKQLLEFQSGNSLIKEEVTREDIAEVVAKWTGIPVTKMLQTEREKLLHLEDELHKRVVGQEEAIEAVSDAVRRSRAGLQDMKKPVGSFLFLGTTGVGKTELAKALAEYLFDDENAMTRIDMSEYQERHSVSRLVGAPPGYVGYDEGGQLTEAVRRKPYSVVLLDEIEKAHPDTFNILLQVLDEGRLTDNKGRLADFRNTIIIMTSNMGSNIIQEKFENLKGSVEAATEAAKNEVLGLLKQTVRPEFINRIDEIVMFTPLTVENISRIVSLQLKSVTKMLALQGITMDATPEAIAYLADKGYDPHFGARPVKRVVQREVLNQLSKEILAGNITTDSIILLDAFDGNLVFRNQTAK